The following coding sequences lie in one Euhalothece natronophila Z-M001 genomic window:
- a CDS encoding DNA-directed RNA polymerase subunit gamma, translated as MVQNNEQKFDYVKISIASPDRIREWGERNLPNGQVVGEVTKPETINYRTLKPEMDGLFCERIFGPAKDWECHCGKYKRVRHRGIVCERCGVEVTESRVRRHRMGYIKLAAAVTHVWYLKGIPSYLSILLDMPLRDVEQIVYFNSYVVLEPGNAGNLSYKQLLSEEQWLEIEDQLFAEDTELMGVEVGIGAEAIQRLLQDLNLQEEAEKLREEISGSKGQKRAKLIKRLRVVDHFIATGASPDWMILSYIPVIPPDLRPMVQLDGGRFATSDLNDLYRRVINRNNRLARLQEILAPEIIVRNEKRMLQEAVDALIDNGRRGRTVVGANNRPLKSLSDIIEGKQGRFRQNLLGKRVDYSGRSVIVVGPNLKMHQCGLPREMAIELFQPFVIHRLIRNNVVSNIKSAKKKIQQSDPAVWEVLEEVIAGHPVMLNRAPTLHRLGIQAFEPILVEGRAIQLHPLVCPAFNADFDGDQMAVHVPLSLEAQSEARLLMLASHNILSPATGTPIVVPSQDMVLGSYYLTADDPSVPSQDKQYYANLEDVLRAYEHGYLDLHAYIWVRFEGKVEDPTEAEPVEEETREDGTVTKLYPNRRVRETASGEIITQYVRTTPGRVIYNKTVQDALLGNTWANA; from the coding sequence ATGGTACAGAATAACGAACAGAAATTTGACTACGTTAAAATTAGCATCGCTTCTCCAGATCGGATTCGGGAATGGGGAGAACGCAACCTTCCCAATGGTCAAGTTGTAGGAGAAGTAACCAAGCCTGAGACAATTAATTATCGCACCTTAAAGCCTGAAATGGATGGGCTATTTTGTGAGCGTATCTTTGGTCCGGCAAAAGATTGGGAATGTCATTGTGGCAAATATAAACGAGTACGCCATCGTGGCATTGTCTGTGAACGCTGTGGAGTAGAAGTCACTGAATCTCGAGTCCGTCGTCATCGCATGGGGTATATTAAGCTGGCAGCTGCTGTCACTCATGTGTGGTACCTCAAAGGAATTCCCAGTTATTTGAGTATTCTTTTAGATATGCCGCTACGTGATGTAGAGCAAATTGTCTATTTTAATTCCTATGTGGTGTTAGAACCGGGCAATGCTGGAAATTTAAGTTATAAGCAATTACTCAGCGAGGAACAGTGGTTAGAAATTGAAGACCAACTGTTTGCAGAAGATACGGAATTAATGGGAGTTGAAGTAGGAATTGGGGCGGAAGCCATCCAACGACTCTTACAAGACCTCAATTTACAAGAAGAAGCAGAGAAGCTCAGAGAAGAAATTTCTGGGTCAAAAGGGCAAAAACGAGCTAAGCTCATTAAACGCTTACGAGTAGTGGATCACTTTATTGCCACTGGGGCTTCTCCCGATTGGATGATTTTAAGTTATATCCCAGTGATTCCTCCAGACTTGCGTCCGATGGTGCAGTTAGATGGCGGACGCTTTGCCACTTCTGACTTAAATGATCTGTATCGACGGGTAATTAATCGGAATAATCGTCTCGCTCGCTTACAAGAAATTCTTGCCCCTGAAATTATTGTCCGTAATGAAAAACGGATGTTACAAGAGGCAGTAGATGCCTTAATTGATAATGGTCGTCGTGGTCGAACTGTTGTCGGAGCCAACAACCGCCCCTTAAAATCTCTCTCAGATATTATTGAAGGAAAACAAGGGCGTTTTCGACAAAACCTTTTAGGAAAACGAGTAGATTATTCGGGACGTTCGGTAATTGTAGTTGGCCCCAACCTCAAAATGCATCAATGTGGCTTACCGCGAGAAATGGCAATTGAGCTATTTCAGCCTTTTGTCATTCACCGCTTAATTCGGAATAATGTGGTAAGCAATATTAAATCGGCAAAAAAGAAAATTCAACAAAGTGACCCTGCCGTGTGGGAAGTTCTAGAAGAAGTCATTGCTGGACACCCAGTGATGTTAAACCGCGCTCCCACGCTCCACCGTTTAGGGATTCAAGCCTTTGAACCAATTTTAGTAGAAGGGCGAGCCATTCAATTACATCCTTTAGTTTGCCCTGCTTTTAACGCTGACTTTGATGGTGACCAAATGGCAGTTCACGTTCCCCTCTCTCTAGAAGCCCAATCAGAAGCACGACTCCTGATGCTAGCGAGTCATAATATTCTGTCTCCTGCAACGGGAACACCAATTGTTGTGCCTTCTCAGGATATGGTATTAGGGTCTTATTATTTAACTGCCGATGATCCATCAGTCCCCTCTCAAGATAAGCAATATTATGCCAACTTAGAGGATGTGTTGCGAGCTTATGAACATGGCTATCTTGACCTTCATGCCTACATTTGGGTTCGTTTTGAAGGAAAGGTGGAAGATCCCACAGAAGCTGAGCCGGTGGAAGAAGAAACCCGCGAGGATGGAACCGTGACTAAACTGTATCCCAATCGTCGGGTTCGAGAAACAGCATCGGGAGAGATAATTACTCAGTATGTTCGCACCACTCCAGGGCGAGTTATCTATAACAAAACTGTTCAGGATGCGTTATTAGGTAATACCTGGGCAAATGCTTAG
- the era gene encoding GTPase Era: MMHEIGQIPVAPPEFKSGFIGIIGRPNVGKSTLMNQFVGEKVAITSPIAQTTRNRLRGILTTETAQFIFVDTPGIHKPHHELGKVIVKNAQSTINAVDVILFVVDASSMAGGGDRYILELLKKTNLPIIVAANKVDLVTQEKREKYRKSYQELISEDNWNYHEISALNGTGLEELQADLMAHLEVGPYYYPPDLVSDQPERLIMAELIREQILKHTREEVPHSVAIVIDRVEEDNDLTSIMATINVERTSQKGILIGKKGTMLKQIGTAARAEMQKLIAGKVYLELFVRVQNKWRESARQVADFGYFQED, encoded by the coding sequence ATGATGCATGAAATTGGACAAATTCCTGTTGCTCCTCCTGAGTTTAAGTCAGGATTTATTGGGATTATTGGGCGACCAAATGTAGGAAAATCTACCTTAATGAATCAATTTGTAGGGGAGAAAGTTGCTATCACTTCTCCCATTGCCCAAACCACTCGTAATCGTCTTCGAGGAATTTTAACAACAGAAACAGCGCAATTCATTTTTGTGGATACTCCTGGGATTCATAAGCCTCACCATGAATTAGGAAAAGTTATTGTTAAAAATGCTCAAAGTACGATTAATGCGGTAGATGTCATACTATTTGTAGTAGATGCGTCTAGTATGGCTGGAGGCGGCGATCGCTATATTTTAGAATTGCTAAAAAAGACAAATCTTCCTATTATTGTGGCAGCAAATAAAGTCGATTTAGTGACTCAGGAAAAACGGGAAAAATACCGCAAAAGTTATCAAGAGCTTATTTCAGAAGATAACTGGAACTATCACGAAATTTCGGCACTAAATGGGACGGGGTTAGAAGAATTACAAGCTGATTTAATGGCTCATTTAGAAGTTGGCCCCTACTATTATCCCCCTGATTTAGTGAGTGATCAACCTGAGCGATTAATTATGGCAGAGTTGATTCGGGAGCAAATTTTAAAACATACCAGAGAAGAAGTTCCCCATTCAGTTGCAATTGTCATTGATCGGGTTGAAGAAGACAATGATTTAACTAGCATTATGGCAACGATTAATGTAGAACGCACCTCTCAAAAAGGCATTTTAATCGGAAAAAAAGGCACGATGCTCAAACAAATTGGCACCGCTGCCCGTGCAGAAATGCAAAAATTGATCGCAGGAAAAGTGTATCTTGAATTATTTGTCAGGGTGCAAAATAAATGGCGAGAGTCAGCAAGACAAGTGGCTGATTTTGGCTATTTTCAAGAAGATTAA
- the rpsT gene encoding 30S ribosomal protein S20, with translation MANIKSAKKRIQIAERNRLHNRSYQSAVKTLMKKYFAAVKEYASEPTPEKEKVVNDAMSAAYSKIDKAVKVKALHRNNGARKKARLAKALKSISS, from the coding sequence GTGGCCAATATTAAATCCGCAAAGAAGCGTATTCAAATCGCAGAACGCAATCGCCTGCACAACCGCTCCTACCAATCAGCGGTAAAAACCCTAATGAAAAAATACTTTGCAGCTGTAAAGGAGTACGCATCAGAGCCAACTCCTGAAAAAGAGAAAGTTGTCAATGATGCTATGTCTGCTGCTTACAGTAAAATTGATAAAGCTGTGAAGGTAAAAGCCCTTCATCGCAATAATGGGGCAAGGAAAAAAGCGCGTTTAGCCAAAGCTCTTAAATCCATCAGTTCCTAG
- a CDS encoding TatD family hydrolase, with amino-acid sequence MQLIDTHVHINFDVFKSDLEALKSRWEEQGVVQLVHSCVEPQEFDQISVIADKFPEVSFAVGLHPLEAQKWTTQLGQEIETRAKSDSRVVAIGETGLDFYKAENQEQQKTAFWEQLAIAQRLNKPVIIHCRDATEGLVEVIRQFQQERGSVSGVMHCWAGTPDQTRACLDLGFYISFSGIVTFKNAKSVQESAKIVPNDRLLIETDCPFLAPVPNRGKRNEPSYVRYVAEAVATLRNTPLETLAKTTTENARQLFFLPTIPEPVVS; translated from the coding sequence ATGCAGCTAATTGATACCCATGTTCACATCAACTTTGATGTTTTTAAATCCGATTTGGAGGCATTGAAGTCCCGTTGGGAAGAACAAGGGGTGGTACAGCTGGTACATTCTTGTGTAGAGCCGCAAGAATTTGACCAAATTAGCGTGATCGCAGATAAATTCCCTGAAGTATCATTTGCGGTTGGTCTGCACCCCTTAGAAGCCCAAAAATGGACGACCCAACTGGGTCAAGAAATTGAAACTAGGGCTAAATCTGATTCCCGAGTGGTTGCCATTGGGGAAACAGGTTTGGACTTTTATAAAGCAGAAAATCAAGAGCAACAAAAAACTGCTTTTTGGGAACAACTCGCGATCGCGCAAAGACTTAATAAACCCGTAATTATTCATTGTCGAGACGCAACGGAGGGCTTAGTTGAGGTTATTCGTCAATTTCAGCAAGAAAGAGGATCAGTTTCAGGAGTAATGCACTGTTGGGCTGGAACTCCTGATCAAACTCGCGCCTGTCTAGATTTAGGATTTTACATCAGCTTTAGTGGCATTGTTACCTTTAAGAACGCCAAATCAGTACAAGAATCAGCAAAAATTGTTCCCAATGATCGCCTATTAATAGAAACTGACTGTCCTTTTCTTGCCCCTGTTCCCAATCGAGGAAAAAGAAATGAACCAAGCTATGTACGCTATGTGGCTGAAGCCGTGGCTACCCTTAGAAACACCCCCTTAGAAACCCTTGCTAAAACCACTACTGAAAATGCTCGTCAACTGTTTTTTCTGCCAACAATTCCTGAGCCTGTAGTATCCTAG
- the rpoB gene encoding DNA-directed RNA polymerase subunit beta: MSNLSTTLLPDLIEIQRSSFRWFLEKGLIEELESFSPISDYTGKLELRFIPENFKLKPPKYDVDEAKRRDSSYSVQMYVPTRLIFKETGEIKEQEVFIGELPLMTERGTFIINGAERVIVNQIVRSPGVYYKPETDKNNRRTYSASLIPNRGAWLKFETDKNDLVWVRIDKTRKLSAQVLLKAIGLQDNEITDGLRHPDYYQKTLDKEGNPTEEEALLELYRKLRPGEPPTVSGGHQLLESRFFDPKRYDLGRVGRHKLNHKLNLNTPESVRVLTPQDILSAIDYLINLEFDLGSTDDIDHLGNRRVRSVGELLQNQVRVGLNRLERIIRERMTVSESDNLTPVSLVNPKPLVAAIKEFFGSSQLSQFMDQTNPLAELTHKRRISALGPGGLSRERAGFAVRDIHPSHYGRICPVETPEGPNCGLMGSLATCARVNEFGFIATPYYPVENGKVLRDRDPVYLTADEEDDKRVAPGDIATDEEGNILGDTVAVRYRQEFTTTSPKEVDYVAISPLQIVSVATSLIPFLEHDDANRALMGSNMQRQAVPILRPERSLVGTGLEAQTARDSGMVVVSRTYGIVDYVDATVVRIKVTAPPDADSSDEEEERILEYPLQKYQRSNQDTCLNQRPLVYAGEEVVPGQVLADGSATEGGEIALGQNVLIAYMPWEGYNYEDAILVSERLVQDDVYTSIHIEKYEIEARQTKLGPEEITREIPNVGEDALRQLDEQGIIRVGAWVEAGDILVGKVTPKGESDQPPEEKLLRAIFGEKARDVRDNSLRVPNGEKGRVVDVRVFTREQGDELPPGANMVVRCYVAEKRKLQVGDKMAGRHGNKGIISRILPVEDMPYLPDGRPIDLALNPLGVPSRMNVGQVFECLLGWAGENLNARFKLTPFDEMYGEQASRDTVEAKLKEAAARPGKDWIYEENNPGRLQLYDGRTGEPFDRPITVGQAYMLKLVHLVDNKIHARSTGPYSLVTQQPLGGKAQQGGQRFGEMEVWALEAYGAAYTLQELLTVKSDDMQGRNEALNAIVKGQPIPRPGTPESFKVLMRELQSLGLDISIHRIDTKDDGTSEHSEVDLMADSERRRTPSRPTYESLNRDDIMPELQETESSENSDSEEAETPTEVTN; this comes from the coding sequence ATGAGTAATTTATCCACCACCCTCCTACCCGACTTAATCGAGATTCAACGCTCCAGTTTCCGTTGGTTTTTAGAAAAAGGACTCATTGAAGAACTCGAAAGTTTTTCTCCTATTTCTGACTATACGGGAAAACTAGAACTGCGTTTTATTCCCGAGAATTTTAAGCTCAAACCCCCCAAATATGATGTGGATGAAGCCAAACGGCGAGATAGTAGCTACTCAGTTCAAATGTATGTTCCGACTCGCCTCATCTTTAAAGAAACAGGGGAAATTAAAGAACAAGAAGTTTTTATTGGGGAACTTCCCCTGATGACTGAGCGAGGAACCTTCATCATTAATGGTGCTGAACGAGTGATTGTTAATCAAATTGTTCGTTCTCCTGGGGTGTATTATAAGCCTGAAACTGATAAAAATAATCGTCGGACTTATTCAGCCTCTCTTATTCCCAATCGTGGGGCTTGGTTAAAATTTGAAACCGATAAAAATGATTTAGTGTGGGTTCGCATTGACAAAACCCGTAAACTCAGCGCCCAAGTTCTTCTCAAAGCCATTGGCTTGCAAGATAACGAAATTACTGATGGGTTACGCCATCCTGATTATTATCAGAAAACCTTAGACAAAGAAGGAAATCCTACAGAAGAAGAAGCCCTCCTCGAACTGTATCGCAAACTTCGTCCCGGTGAACCGCCAACCGTTAGCGGTGGTCACCAGTTATTAGAATCCCGCTTTTTTGATCCCAAACGCTATGACTTAGGGCGAGTTGGTCGCCATAAACTCAATCACAAACTCAACTTAAACACCCCAGAATCCGTCCGTGTGTTAACCCCACAGGACATTTTATCGGCCATTGATTATCTCATTAACTTAGAATTTGACCTTGGTAGCACTGATGATATTGACCACTTGGGGAACCGTCGGGTGCGTTCTGTGGGGGAATTACTGCAAAACCAAGTACGAGTGGGATTAAACCGCTTAGAACGGATTATTCGGGAACGAATGACAGTTTCAGAGTCAGATAACTTAACCCCTGTTTCTTTGGTCAATCCGAAACCTCTAGTAGCGGCGATTAAGGAGTTCTTTGGGTCATCTCAGCTTTCCCAATTTATGGATCAAACCAATCCCCTAGCGGAGTTAACTCACAAACGGCGGATTAGTGCCTTAGGGCCAGGAGGATTAAGCCGTGAAAGAGCAGGATTTGCGGTGCGTGATATTCATCCTTCCCACTATGGGCGAATTTGCCCTGTAGAAACGCCAGAGGGGCCAAACTGTGGATTAATGGGGTCTTTGGCAACCTGTGCGCGAGTGAATGAATTTGGGTTTATTGCCACGCCCTATTATCCCGTAGAAAATGGCAAAGTATTGCGCGATCGCGATCCAGTTTATCTCACCGCCGACGAAGAAGACGACAAACGAGTTGCCCCCGGGGATATTGCCACGGACGAAGAAGGGAATATCTTAGGAGATACTGTTGCAGTTCGCTATCGCCAAGAATTTACCACCACTAGCCCGAAAGAAGTGGATTATGTTGCCATTTCTCCCCTGCAAATTGTTTCTGTGGCAACTTCGCTCATTCCTTTCCTAGAACATGACGATGCCAACCGCGCCCTAATGGGTTCTAATATGCAGCGTCAAGCTGTTCCCATTTTGCGCCCAGAACGTTCCCTAGTTGGGACAGGGTTAGAAGCACAAACCGCCCGCGACTCAGGAATGGTAGTAGTCTCGCGGACTTATGGCATTGTTGACTATGTGGATGCGACGGTAGTGCGGATCAAAGTCACTGCCCCTCCTGATGCTGATAGCTCAGACGAGGAAGAAGAACGCATTCTAGAATATCCCCTGCAAAAGTATCAACGTTCTAACCAAGACACCTGTCTCAACCAACGCCCCCTCGTTTATGCAGGAGAAGAAGTTGTCCCCGGACAAGTTTTAGCTGATGGTTCAGCAACCGAAGGAGGAGAAATTGCTCTCGGTCAAAATGTCCTCATTGCCTATATGCCCTGGGAAGGTTACAACTACGAAGACGCAATTCTGGTTAGTGAGCGTTTAGTCCAAGACGACGTTTACACCAGCATTCACATTGAAAAGTACGAAATAGAAGCTCGTCAAACCAAACTTGGGCCCGAAGAAATTACCCGCGAAATTCCCAACGTTGGAGAAGATGCCCTACGACAACTCGATGAACAAGGCATTATTCGAGTCGGGGCTTGGGTCGAAGCTGGGGACATCCTCGTCGGGAAAGTCACCCCGAAAGGAGAATCAGATCAACCTCCAGAAGAAAAACTGCTCCGTGCCATTTTTGGAGAAAAAGCGCGAGATGTGCGTGATAACTCCCTGCGTGTTCCCAACGGGGAAAAAGGGCGTGTGGTTGATGTGCGAGTCTTTACCCGTGAACAAGGAGACGAACTCCCTCCGGGGGCAAATATGGTTGTCCGTTGCTATGTTGCCGAAAAACGGAAACTACAGGTGGGAGATAAAATGGCTGGACGACATGGGAATAAAGGAATTATCTCTCGCATTCTCCCCGTAGAAGATATGCCCTATCTCCCCGATGGTCGCCCCATTGATCTCGCCCTCAACCCTCTCGGTGTTCCTTCTCGGATGAACGTGGGACAAGTTTTTGAATGTCTTTTAGGGTGGGCAGGAGAAAACCTCAATGCCCGCTTTAAGCTCACTCCCTTTGACGAAATGTATGGGGAACAAGCCTCCCGTGATACGGTAGAAGCCAAACTAAAAGAAGCGGCAGCCCGTCCTGGCAAAGACTGGATTTATGAAGAAAATAACCCTGGGCGACTACAACTATATGATGGACGCACTGGTGAGCCCTTTGACCGTCCCATCACCGTTGGACAGGCTTATATGTTGAAGCTGGTTCACCTTGTGGATAACAAAATTCATGCGCGTTCCACTGGCCCTTATTCCTTGGTTACTCAGCAACCCTTGGGTGGTAAAGCCCAACAAGGCGGTCAACGCTTTGGGGAAATGGAAGTGTGGGCACTGGAAGCCTACGGAGCCGCTTATACCCTGCAAGAATTGCTCACTGTCAAATCTGACGATATGCAGGGACGAAATGAGGCTCTCAATGCCATTGTGAAAGGACAACCGATTCCTCGTCCGGGAACGCCCGAATCCTTTAAGGTACTCATGCGAGAATTACAATCCTTAGGATTAGATATCTCTATTCATCGCATTGATACCAAAGACGATGGAACCAGTGAGCACTCTGAAGTTGACCTAATGGCAGACAGTGAGCGTCGTCGCACTCCTTCTCGACCCACTTATGAATCTCTCAATCGCGATGACATTATGCCAGAGTTACAAGAGACAGAAAGTTCTGAAAACAGTGACAGTGAAGAGGCAGAAACCCCAACAGAAGTAACTAATTAA
- the hisD gene encoding histidinol dehydrogenase: MLRIINQVTEATTELQRISRRTHDQQVVGQEEAVREILSTVKNQGDQALLDYTEKFDKLTLTADKLRVNGSELDAAYQQVSKDLIDAIALAREQIEAFHQQRKPQSWVQFGDNETVLGKRYNAVDCAGLYVPGGRAAYPSTVLMNAVPAKVAGVERRVMMTPPMPDGKVNSAVLVAAQEAGIEEIYRVGGAHAIAALAYGTETIPQVDVITGPGNLYVTLAKKMVYGTVGIDSLAGPSEVLIIADHQANPTYVATDLLAQAEHDPMAAAILLTTDESLAQKVQKEVEQQLANHPRRTLTEKAIAHYGVIVVVNSLLEATELSNLFAPEHLELEVEDPWELLRLIRHAGAIFLGHATPEAVGDYLAGPNHTLPTSGAARYASALGVETFMKHSSLISYSHTGLEKVSKAIQTLAAAEGLHSHSESVRVRLSDDY; encoded by the coding sequence ATGTTGCGGATTATTAACCAAGTCACGGAAGCAACAACTGAACTGCAAAGAATTTCTCGTCGTACTCACGATCAACAAGTGGTCGGTCAAGAGGAGGCAGTGCGAGAGATTTTATCAACTGTAAAAAACCAAGGGGATCAAGCACTACTCGACTATACCGAGAAGTTTGACAAACTGACTCTCACCGCAGATAAATTACGGGTCAATGGGTCAGAACTTGATGCCGCTTATCAACAAGTTTCTAAAGATCTTATTGATGCTATCGCCCTTGCTCGTGAGCAAATTGAGGCTTTCCATCAGCAGCGGAAGCCCCAGTCTTGGGTTCAGTTTGGAGATAACGAAACCGTTTTAGGGAAACGCTACAATGCTGTGGATTGCGCTGGCTTATATGTTCCAGGGGGGCGAGCCGCTTATCCGAGTACTGTCCTGATGAACGCTGTCCCTGCTAAAGTGGCTGGGGTGGAAAGGCGGGTGATGATGACTCCTCCTATGCCGGATGGAAAAGTGAATTCTGCTGTTTTAGTGGCAGCCCAAGAAGCGGGAATTGAGGAAATTTATCGAGTCGGAGGGGCTCACGCGATCGCGGCGTTAGCTTATGGCACAGAAACGATTCCCCAAGTGGATGTCATTACTGGCCCTGGCAATCTTTATGTCACCCTTGCCAAGAAAATGGTTTATGGGACGGTGGGCATTGATTCCCTTGCTGGGCCCTCAGAAGTCTTAATTATTGCTGATCACCAAGCAAATCCCACCTACGTTGCCACAGATCTGTTAGCCCAAGCCGAACATGATCCCATGGCAGCCGCCATTTTATTAACCACTGATGAAAGCCTTGCCCAAAAAGTGCAAAAAGAGGTGGAACAGCAACTAGCCAATCATCCTCGTCGCACCCTCACCGAAAAAGCGATCGCGCATTATGGGGTAATTGTAGTGGTTAACTCCCTTCTAGAAGCAACAGAACTATCTAATCTCTTTGCTCCCGAACACTTAGAATTAGAAGTAGAAGACCCTTGGGAATTATTACGACTGATTCGACACGCAGGAGCAATTTTCTTAGGTCATGCCACACCAGAAGCTGTAGGAGATTATCTTGCTGGGCCTAATCACACCCTTCCTACCTCTGGCGCAGCCCGTTATGCCTCTGCTCTAGGCGTAGAAACCTTTATGAAACATTCTAGCTTAATTTCCTACTCGCACACAGGGTTAGAAAAAGTCTCAAAAGCCATTCAAACTCTAGCCGCTGCTGAGGGATTACATTCCCATAGTGAATCAGTACGAGTACGACTATCTGATGATTATTAG